One genomic region from Clarias gariepinus isolate MV-2021 ecotype Netherlands chromosome 20, CGAR_prim_01v2, whole genome shotgun sequence encodes:
- the LOC128508518 gene encoding CD48 antigen-like isoform X1, with protein MMKILPGNRILWTFLLLLCCLLCAAGDETVTLQEVEGTTITLHTGITGIQSGAQILWFYGPKKAEEKILNSQVFKGETVTEIHEKFKKRLQLDRISGALTIRNISRNHSGVYLIHVINGGLSSRTFSVSVYAPVSTPVIRNQRENQTVSPTEVCFPLCSVENGEDVTLSWYRGTERLNITNNTDLSVNLSLTLQIHNQDINTNTYTCVSANPVSNKTTSLSITQLCDHHPAESKRSRILLPVLIPAGVLVLLSVLVFLCVWRKKEKDEVSDKSEDLTYSDVKLSPERVKAEENWSVTCVEENGSVVYSEMVKDADGNKSDS; from the exons ATGATGAAGATTTTACCAGGAAACAGGATTCTTTGGACTTTTCTTCTCCTGCTGTGCT GTTTACTGTGTGCAGCTGGAGACGAGACGGTCACACTGCAGGAAGTGGAAGGAACCACTATAACTCTCCATACTGGGATAACTGGGATTCAAAGTGGTGCTCAGATTCTGTGGTTTTATGGACCTAAGAAAGCAGAGGAGAAGATATTAAACAGTCAGGTGTTTAAAGGAGAAACTGTTACAGAAATCCATGAGAAATTTAAAAAGCGACTGCAGCTGGACAGAATCAGTGGAGCTTTAACCATCAGGAACATCAGCAGGAATCATTCTGGAGTTTATTTAATACACGTTATTAATGGAGGTCTCTCATCTAGGACtttcagtgtcagtgtttatg CTCCAGTATCAACTCCAGTAATAAGAAATCAAAGAGAAAATCAAACTGTTTCCCCCACAGAGGTGTGTTTCCCCCTGTGCAGTGTGGAGAATGGAGAAGATGTGACGTTATCCTGGTACAGAGGGACTGAGAGACTCAATATCACCAATAACACAGATCTCAGTGTTAACCTCAGTCTCACACTGCAAATACACAACCAGGACATTAACACTAACACTTACACCTGTGTGTCTGCAAACCCTGTCAGCAATAAAACAACTTCTCTCAGCATCACACAGCTCTGTGATCATCACCCAG caGAATCTAAACGCTCCCGTATCCTGCTTCCTGTCCTGATACCTGCTGGAGTTCTTGTGCTGTTATCAGTGTTAGTATTTCTgtgtgtttggagaaaaaaggaaaaggacgAAG tTTCTGATAAATCTGAGGATCTGACTTACTCTGATGTGAAACTCAGTCCAGAGAGAGTTAAAGCG GAAGAAAACTGGAGTGTGACGTGTGTTGAAGAGAACGGCTCAGTGGTGTACTCAGAG ATGGTTAAGGATGCCGATGGGAATAAGTCTGACTCCTGA
- the LOC128508518 gene encoding CD48 antigen-like isoform X2 codes for MMKILPGNRILWTFLLLLCCLLCAAGDETVTLQEVEGTTITLHTGITGIQSGAQILWFYGPKKAEEKILNSQVFKGETVTEIHEKFKKRLQLDRISGALTIRNISRNHSGVYLIHVINGGLSSRTFSVSVYAPVSTPVIRNQRENQTVSPTEVCFPLCSVENGEDVTLSWYRGTERLNITNNTDLSVNLSLTLQIHNQDINTNTYTCVSANPVSNKTTSLSITQLCDHHPESKRSRILLPVLIPAGVLVLLSVLVFLCVWRKKEKDEVSDKSEDLTYSDVKLSPERVKAEENWSVTCVEENGSVVYSEMVKDADGNKSDS; via the exons ATGATGAAGATTTTACCAGGAAACAGGATTCTTTGGACTTTTCTTCTCCTGCTGTGCT GTTTACTGTGTGCAGCTGGAGACGAGACGGTCACACTGCAGGAAGTGGAAGGAACCACTATAACTCTCCATACTGGGATAACTGGGATTCAAAGTGGTGCTCAGATTCTGTGGTTTTATGGACCTAAGAAAGCAGAGGAGAAGATATTAAACAGTCAGGTGTTTAAAGGAGAAACTGTTACAGAAATCCATGAGAAATTTAAAAAGCGACTGCAGCTGGACAGAATCAGTGGAGCTTTAACCATCAGGAACATCAGCAGGAATCATTCTGGAGTTTATTTAATACACGTTATTAATGGAGGTCTCTCATCTAGGACtttcagtgtcagtgtttatg CTCCAGTATCAACTCCAGTAATAAGAAATCAAAGAGAAAATCAAACTGTTTCCCCCACAGAGGTGTGTTTCCCCCTGTGCAGTGTGGAGAATGGAGAAGATGTGACGTTATCCTGGTACAGAGGGACTGAGAGACTCAATATCACCAATAACACAGATCTCAGTGTTAACCTCAGTCTCACACTGCAAATACACAACCAGGACATTAACACTAACACTTACACCTGTGTGTCTGCAAACCCTGTCAGCAATAAAACAACTTCTCTCAGCATCACACAGCTCTGTGATCATCACCCAG AATCTAAACGCTCCCGTATCCTGCTTCCTGTCCTGATACCTGCTGGAGTTCTTGTGCTGTTATCAGTGTTAGTATTTCTgtgtgtttggagaaaaaaggaaaaggacgAAG tTTCTGATAAATCTGAGGATCTGACTTACTCTGATGTGAAACTCAGTCCAGAGAGAGTTAAAGCG GAAGAAAACTGGAGTGTGACGTGTGTTGAAGAGAACGGCTCAGTGGTGTACTCAGAG ATGGTTAAGGATGCCGATGGGAATAAGTCTGACTCCTGA